CGAGACGGTTGGGGCTGAAAATATCCTGGGTGCATTCCTTGCTGGTGTGCTTGTTTCACTGCTGGCACCAGACCAGGAAATGGTCCACAAACTGGATTCGTTTGGCTATGGGTTTTTAATCCCGATTTTCTTCGTCATGGTCGGTGTTGATTTGGATATCTGGGCACTATTCAGCGATAAGAAGCTTCTAATGCTTATTCCGCTATTACTGCTGGCGCTATTCTTATCTAAACTGATCCCCGTCTACCTATTGAAAAAATGGTATGATTCGAAAACGGTATTAGCAGCTGGATTCTTGTTGACGTCAACTTTATCGCTTGTCATCGCGGCCGCAACAATAGGGGAAAGAATGGAAATGATCACTCCTCAGATGAGTGGGACATTAATTCTTGTAGCGGTGATATCGAGTGTCCTGACACCGATTTTGTTCAAGAAGTTGTTCCCGCAGGAAAAAGCAGAAGAGAAGAAAGTGAAAGTGGTCTTCATTGGTGCCAATCAGATGACACTTCCTGTTTCCCGGGGTCTGCAATCTTCCTTATATGAACCTGTTCTTTATCATACAAAGCAAGAAAAAGCTGAAAAACAAATCGCTGATTCTGTTTTTGATATCATTGAGATGGAGAATTACGAAATTGAAACGCTTAAAAAACATGAAGTATATACCGCCGATATTATTGTCATTTCCACCGGAGATCCTGACTTGAATGCAACGATTGCCGTCAGTGCGAAGGAACAGGGTGTTGGTCGTGTCATTGCCAGGATTGAAAGTCCGGATCTGGCAGAAAAAGCCCAGGAAGAGGGAATTGAGGTCTTCTCGGTCCTCCGTTCTACCGAATCGCTGCTTCGAGCCATGATTGAATCACCTGGGGTCATGACGATTCTGACCAATCAGGATAACTCGCTCCATGAGATCAGAATGCTGAATGATCACTTTGACGGTATGACTATAAGACGATTCCCGTTCACCGGAGATGTCATATTTGTCCGCATCCTGCGCGGAAATGATTCAATTGTACCTCACGGTGATACCGAGCTAAGGCTGAACGACCGTCTTATCGTTACAGGTTCCAAGGAATATGTCGATGAACTGAAACGCGAGCTTGAATTCTGTTTTTGGTGTTAAATTGAACTAAACCCGCCTTACCGGCGGGTTTTTCTTTTCAAATGAAACATTATAGTGTAGAATTAGCACTAGGTACTAATAACTTGTATTAACAGGGGGATT
The window above is part of the Mesobacillus jeotgali genome. Proteins encoded here:
- a CDS encoding monovalent cation:proton antiporter family protein, yielding MEHHASITSLVIVIIVAFLTPILLHRLKLSIIPVVVAEIIMGLIIGKSGFNIVHEDAWLGTLSTLGFLFLMFLSGLEIDFSAFSSGKKNKTLANGKKEPNTFAVASIIFAGIFIASLGLSYLFVLAGFIENVFLMTLIISTISLGVVVPTLKDAHLMKTNIGQIILLVAVIADLATMILLAVFVSLYDGGEGNTWLLLVLFAAGVALYFVGKVFKNRTFINALSTGTTQIGTRAVFALIILLVAISETVGAENILGAFLAGVLVSLLAPDQEMVHKLDSFGYGFLIPIFFVMVGVDLDIWALFSDKKLLMLIPLLLLALFLSKLIPVYLLKKWYDSKTVLAAGFLLTSTLSLVIAAATIGERMEMITPQMSGTLILVAVISSVLTPILFKKLFPQEKAEEKKVKVVFIGANQMTLPVSRGLQSSLYEPVLYHTKQEKAEKQIADSVFDIIEMENYEIETLKKHEVYTADIIVISTGDPDLNATIAVSAKEQGVGRVIARIESPDLAEKAQEEGIEVFSVLRSTESLLRAMIESPGVMTILTNQDNSLHEIRMLNDHFDGMTIRRFPFTGDVIFVRILRGNDSIVPHGDTELRLNDRLIVTGSKEYVDELKRELEFCFWC